A single window of Prochlorococcus marinus XMU1410 DNA harbors:
- a CDS encoding NADP-dependent isocitrate dehydrogenase produces MPKFEKLTLPSEGEIITFNQGKPNVPNNPIVPFIRGDGTGVDIWPATQIVLDSAIKKSYGNERKINWFKVYAGDEACELYGTYNYLPQDTIEAIRHFGVAIKGPLTTPIGGGIRSLNVALRQIFDLYSCVRPCRYYSGTPSPHKNPQNLDVIVYRENTEDIYMGIEWEAEDNNCLELINHLNNVVIPNSKNLKNRSIPNGSGIGIKPVSKSGSQRHIRKAIEHAKRLSGDKRHVTLVHKGNIMKYTEGAFRDWGYELAVNEFREDCITERESWILDNIHKNPEITIENNARKIEPGFDKLTNNKKAFICEEIKEVIASISNSHGDGKWRELILVDDRIADSIFQQIQTRPQEYSILATLNLNGDYVSDAAAAIVGGLGMAPGANIGDNAAIFEATHGTAPKHAGLNKINPGSVILSGVMMLEYFGWDEAANLITNGLSKAIEQKKVTYDLARLMEPKVEPLSCSSFAEEIISNF; encoded by the coding sequence ATGCCAAAATTTGAAAAATTAACTTTACCTAGTGAAGGCGAGATAATAACTTTTAATCAAGGCAAACCTAATGTTCCTAATAATCCAATTGTCCCATTTATAAGGGGTGATGGTACTGGAGTTGATATTTGGCCTGCTACTCAAATCGTTCTTGATTCAGCGATTAAAAAAAGCTATGGAAATGAAAGAAAAATTAATTGGTTTAAAGTCTATGCAGGAGATGAAGCTTGTGAACTTTATGGAACATATAACTATCTCCCTCAAGATACTATTGAGGCAATCAGGCACTTCGGCGTAGCTATTAAAGGTCCTTTAACGACTCCCATCGGTGGAGGTATTAGATCTCTTAATGTTGCATTAAGACAAATCTTTGATTTATATAGTTGTGTTAGACCATGCAGATATTATTCAGGGACGCCAAGCCCTCACAAAAATCCCCAAAATCTGGACGTTATTGTTTATAGAGAAAATACTGAAGATATCTACATGGGAATTGAATGGGAAGCCGAGGATAATAATTGTCTTGAATTAATTAATCACTTAAATAATGTTGTAATACCAAATAGTAAAAATTTAAAAAATAGATCCATACCAAACGGATCAGGAATTGGAATAAAACCAGTAAGCAAATCTGGAAGCCAAAGGCATATTAGAAAGGCCATTGAACATGCTAAAAGATTATCAGGAGATAAAAGGCATGTGACTCTTGTACATAAAGGGAATATTATGAAATATACCGAAGGTGCATTTAGAGATTGGGGTTATGAATTAGCAGTCAATGAATTTAGAGAAGATTGCATTACAGAAAGAGAAAGCTGGATTTTAGATAATATTCATAAAAATCCAGAAATTACAATTGAAAATAATGCCCGAAAAATCGAACCAGGTTTTGACAAGCTTACAAATAACAAAAAAGCATTCATTTGCGAAGAAATTAAAGAAGTAATTGCATCAATTTCAAATTCGCATGGAGACGGAAAATGGAGAGAACTTATTCTTGTTGATGATCGGATAGCTGATAGTATATTTCAACAAATTCAAACTAGACCTCAAGAATATTCAATTCTTGCAACCTTAAACCTCAATGGAGACTATGTTTCTGATGCAGCTGCAGCAATTGTTGGAGGCCTAGGTATGGCTCCTGGTGCAAATATTGGGGATAATGCAGCAATTTTCGAAGCTACGCATGGTACTGCGCCAAAACATGCAGGCTTAAATAAGATTAATCCAGGCTCAGTAATTCTTAGTGGTGTAATGATGCTTGAATATTTTGGTTGGGATGAAGCAGCTAACTTAATTACAAATGGTTTAAGCAAGGCAATAGAGCAAAAAAAAGTCACCTATGATCTAGCACGCCTAATGGAACCTAAAGTAGAACCGTTGTCTTGCAGTAGTTTTGCTGAAGAAATTATCTCAAATTTCTAA
- a CDS encoding four-carbon acid sugar kinase family protein — translation MKFVVIDDDPTGSQTVHDCLLLLKWDCSTLVKGFESKSNLFFILANTRSLSENDAKSTIKEICKNLKNVITSQAYEEEIIFISRGDSTLRGHNFLEPIALNSCLGPFDATFHIPAFIEGKRLTINGSHFVDKTPISQTIFAKDKIFGYETSNVKNLLFQQSKSQINFEDIQNLLLSDIEMLNDEENNIVFKKIKNLKNNKHVIVDVENYSQLKKFSLVIKKLIKQKKFLFRTAASFVSSISDKKSFSQSEIFFSNLRIRNKEKSFLPGLIIVGSYVELSTIQLNNLLEITNCNPVELDVFEFFKITSSDNNQKRRNLFKNKFLKEIRFSFEKGKTPVLFTSRKFISLDSSELFNFYNLLACFIAELVADLKYEIGYLISKGGITTNLILSNGLNADYVYLEGQILTGISVVTCNLKNGEKIPVVTHPGNIGTKDSLVNIWKVFENKTNF, via the coding sequence ATGAAATTTGTTGTTATAGATGATGATCCCACAGGCTCTCAAACTGTTCACGATTGCTTATTACTGCTTAAGTGGGACTGCTCAACTTTAGTCAAAGGTTTTGAATCTAAATCTAATTTATTTTTTATTTTGGCTAATACAAGGTCACTGTCGGAAAATGATGCGAAATCAACAATAAAGGAAATTTGCAAAAATCTTAAGAATGTAATTACTTCTCAAGCCTATGAAGAAGAAATTATTTTTATAAGTAGAGGAGACTCTACCCTTCGAGGACATAACTTTTTAGAGCCAATTGCTCTAAATAGTTGCCTAGGTCCTTTTGATGCTACTTTTCATATTCCAGCTTTCATAGAGGGTAAAAGATTAACAATTAATGGATCTCATTTTGTTGATAAAACTCCTATAAGTCAAACAATTTTTGCAAAAGATAAAATTTTTGGATATGAGACAAGTAATGTCAAGAATCTTTTATTTCAGCAGAGTAAATCGCAAATAAATTTTGAAGATATTCAAAATCTTTTATTGTCAGATATTGAAATGTTAAATGATGAAGAAAATAATATTGTTTTCAAAAAAATAAAGAACTTGAAGAATAATAAACATGTAATTGTAGATGTAGAAAATTATTCTCAATTAAAAAAATTTTCTTTAGTAATTAAAAAATTAATTAAACAAAAAAAATTCCTTTTTCGAACTGCAGCAAGTTTTGTAAGTTCAATTTCTGATAAAAAAAGTTTCTCTCAGAGTGAAATTTTTTTCTCTAATTTAAGAATTAGAAATAAAGAAAAAAGTTTTCTTCCAGGACTGATAATTGTTGGATCTTATGTAGAACTTTCAACAATACAATTAAATAATTTATTAGAGATAACTAATTGCAATCCAGTTGAATTAGATGTTTTTGAATTCTTTAAAATTACTTCATCAGATAATAATCAGAAGCGAAGGAATTTGTTTAAAAATAAATTTTTAAAAGAAATTAGATTTTCTTTTGAGAAAGGAAAAACTCCTGTTTTGTTTACTTCGAGAAAATTTATATCTTTAGATTCTTCTGAACTATTTAATTTTTATAATTTACTCGCTTGTTTTATTGCTGAATTAGTTGCAGATTTGAAATATGAAATAGGATATTTGATTTCAAAAGGTGGAATAACAACAAATTTGATTCTTAGTAATGGACTTAATGCAGATTATGTTTATCTTGAAGGACAGATTTTAACTGGCATTTCAGTAGTGACTTGCAACTTAAAAAATGGCGAAAAAATTCCTGTTGTTACACATCCTGGAAACATTGGCACTAAAGATTCACTGGTGAATATTTGGAAAGTTTTTGAAAATAAAACTAATTTCTAA
- a CDS encoding galactose mutarotase, with the protein MKLELSDKEQGVFVFQIDKYNYIKFCPERGGVITNWVSEGKEILYFDEKRFMDKTKSIRGGIPILFPICGNLNTSSSVFGNGYLQLPQHGFARDSQWEYSFNENEKFLCLFLNASKKTKKYYPFDFELKIEVILKINYLEFKISIHNKTDFAMPINFGLHPYFNVSDFKNLEFVDNPLNCQDQEKNIISNTFDELKKINLGVDLLMYTSGRSSFRDKIFKREVTLNHPYPFDLGVIWSDPPRRMICLEPWTSPRNSFVEGFRNIMIPSNDSKRLNASIQIKSLK; encoded by the coding sequence GTGAAACTTGAATTATCTGATAAGGAACAAGGAGTTTTTGTCTTTCAAATAGATAAATATAATTACATTAAATTTTGTCCTGAAAGAGGAGGTGTTATTACAAATTGGGTTTCGGAGGGTAAAGAAATACTTTATTTCGATGAAAAAAGATTTATGGACAAGACAAAAAGTATTAGGGGAGGTATTCCAATTCTTTTCCCAATTTGTGGAAATCTTAATACCTCTAGTTCAGTATTTGGAAATGGTTATTTGCAATTACCACAACATGGTTTCGCTAGGGATTCGCAATGGGAATACTCCTTCAATGAAAATGAAAAATTTTTATGCTTATTCTTAAATGCATCTAAAAAAACCAAAAAATATTATCCTTTCGATTTCGAATTAAAAATAGAAGTAATTTTAAAAATTAATTATTTAGAATTTAAAATTTCAATCCATAATAAAACAGACTTTGCAATGCCTATAAATTTTGGTTTGCATCCTTATTTTAATGTTTCAGATTTCAAAAATTTAGAGTTTGTTGATAATCCACTTAATTGTCAGGATCAAGAAAAAAATATTATAAGTAATACTTTTGATGAATTAAAGAAAATTAATTTAGGAGTTGATCTACTAATGTATACTTCCGGTAGAAGCTCTTTTCGAGATAAAATTTTTAAAAGAGAGGTAACTTTAAATCATCCATATCCTTTTGATTTAGGAGTTATTTGGAGTGATCCCCCAAGAAGAATGATATGTCTCGAACCTTGGACTAGTCCCCGAAATTCTTTCGTTGAGGGATTTAGAAACATTATGATTCCTTCAAATGATAGTAAAAGGTTAAATGCTTCAATACAAATAAAATCTCTTAAGTAA
- a CDS encoding alpha/beta fold hydrolase has translation MEKSALIDSDVNYNWNFLNYPIHTVSANPEKTSKECAILLIHGFGASTDHWRFNIPVLSTKYEVHAMDLLGFGKSPKPQDVEYSGSLWKDQVVAYVKEKIKKPTIVVGNSLGGYAALAAGAELNELNAGVILLNAAGYFSQEKTIKKNMLQTSIETVAGIFLKNIVLQRLIFENMRNPKNIKKTLNQVYVDKKNVDDFLVESIRKPSLDFGAFNVFRSVFNPSGPQGLPLDKLFAKLNAPLLLLWGGKDPWMNTPKKRNLYKKFTPKNTKEIILDAGHCPHDEIPELVNQHILDWVDSL, from the coding sequence ATGGAAAAGTCAGCTCTGATAGATAGTGATGTAAATTATAACTGGAACTTTTTAAATTACCCAATTCATACAGTTTCCGCTAATCCCGAGAAAACATCAAAAGAATGCGCAATTTTATTAATTCATGGTTTCGGCGCTTCTACGGATCATTGGAGATTTAATATCCCTGTTTTGAGTACAAAATACGAAGTTCATGCTATGGATTTACTCGGTTTTGGAAAAAGCCCTAAGCCTCAAGACGTCGAATACTCAGGATCTTTATGGAAAGATCAGGTCGTCGCTTATGTAAAAGAGAAAATAAAAAAACCTACAATTGTTGTTGGAAATTCATTAGGTGGTTATGCCGCATTAGCAGCTGGTGCAGAATTAAATGAGCTTAACGCAGGAGTCATTTTACTTAATGCTGCTGGATATTTTAGTCAAGAAAAAACTATCAAAAAGAATATGTTGCAAACTTCAATTGAAACAGTTGCCGGGATATTTTTGAAAAATATTGTTCTTCAACGTTTGATTTTTGAGAATATGAGAAATCCAAAAAATATTAAAAAAACTTTGAATCAAGTTTATGTTGATAAAAAAAATGTCGATGATTTTTTAGTTGAGTCAATAAGGAAGCCTTCTCTAGATTTTGGAGCTTTTAATGTTTTTAGAAGTGTATTTAACCCATCAGGTCCTCAGGGATTACCGTTGGATAAGCTATTCGCAAAACTAAATGCACCATTATTACTTCTTTGGGGAGGGAAAGATCCATGGATGAACACTCCAAAAAAAAGAAATCTATATAAAAAATTTACACCAAAGAATACAAAAGAAATTATTCTTGATGCAGGACATTGTCCTCATGATGAGATACCTGAATTAGTTAATCAGCATATTTTGGATTGGGTTGATTCTCTTTAA
- a CDS encoding cation:proton antiporter, producing MYSLLAELSAHDLEVAETLIGVIRFLLIFLAARALAEVLVRLSLPTIVGELLAGVVIGASGFHLLIPPSAGTELNEGLVNVISSLASIPPEAVPDVYFESFPSLQAVATLGLYALLFLTGLESELEELVAVGAQAFTVAMAGVILPFAFGTLGLMFIFQVDLIPAVFAGASMTATSIGITASVFGELGYLKTREGQIVIGAAVLDDILGIVILAVVVALAAGGTLEITPIVKLVAAAVVFVIAAIALSRTAAPGFDWLLDRLKAPGAVVVASFVILVLCCFVATAIGLEAALGAFAAGLILSSSKNNHAIQQSVLPLVSLFATIFFVLVGAGMDLSVINPLDPTSRSALVVAGFLLVVAIIGKIAAGWVFSSDKPTNRLVVGLGMMPRGEVGLIFLGLGTSAKLLTPSLEAAILLMVIGTTFLAPVLLRIVLKDKPPNDGNKISDDVAADPVGLL from the coding sequence ATGTATTCCTTACTTGCTGAATTAAGTGCACATGATTTAGAAGTTGCCGAAACGTTGATAGGAGTTATAAGGTTTCTATTGATATTTTTAGCTGCGAGAGCATTAGCAGAAGTCTTGGTAAGACTAAGTTTGCCAACGATAGTAGGTGAGCTTCTTGCAGGGGTTGTAATAGGGGCATCAGGATTTCATTTGTTGATACCACCCTCAGCTGGTACGGAATTAAATGAAGGACTTGTGAATGTTATTAGCTCATTAGCGTCAATCCCCCCAGAGGCTGTACCTGATGTTTATTTCGAAAGCTTTCCCTCGCTCCAAGCAGTGGCAACACTTGGTTTATATGCACTTTTATTTTTAACAGGATTGGAAAGTGAGTTAGAGGAATTGGTAGCTGTCGGTGCTCAGGCTTTTACTGTTGCTATGGCTGGGGTAATTTTACCCTTTGCGTTTGGAACTCTTGGATTAATGTTTATTTTTCAAGTAGATCTAATTCCAGCAGTTTTTGCTGGAGCATCTATGACAGCTACAAGTATAGGAATTACTGCAAGTGTTTTCGGTGAATTGGGATATTTGAAAACTAGAGAAGGACAGATTGTTATTGGTGCAGCAGTGTTAGACGATATTTTGGGAATTGTTATTCTGGCAGTTGTAGTCGCTCTTGCTGCCGGAGGTACTTTAGAAATTACTCCTATTGTTAAATTAGTTGCAGCCGCAGTAGTGTTTGTTATTGCTGCTATTGCATTAAGTAGAACAGCTGCTCCAGGTTTTGATTGGTTATTAGATAGATTAAAAGCTCCTGGAGCCGTAGTGGTAGCCTCTTTTGTGATACTTGTATTGTGTTGTTTCGTGGCAACAGCCATTGGATTGGAAGCAGCTTTAGGGGCTTTTGCAGCTGGATTGATTCTTAGTAGTTCTAAAAATAATCATGCAATACAACAATCTGTTTTACCTTTAGTTTCCTTATTCGCAACAATTTTCTTTGTATTAGTCGGAGCTGGAATGGATTTATCTGTTATCAATCCACTTGATCCAACAAGCAGATCAGCTCTTGTAGTCGCAGGATTTTTATTAGTTGTTGCGATTATCGGGAAAATTGCAGCCGGATGGGTATTTTCAAGTGATAAACCTACAAATAGATTAGTTGTAGGCTTGGGTATGATGCCTAGAGGAGAGGTTGGTTTAATTTTTCTTGGGCTAGGAACAAGTGCTAAATTATTAACCCCTTCTCTTGAAGCAGCTATTTTATTAATGGTAATAGGAACTACATTTCTTGCACCTGTGCTCTTAAGAATTGTTCTAAAAGATAAGCCACCAAATGATGGCAATAAAATTTCAGATGATGTTGCAGCTGATCCTGTGGGTCTTCTTTAG
- a CDS encoding glycogen/starch/alpha-glucan phosphorylase: protein MANPMNTNEPFDLSLPTPGCYLDPEKAGMDSDAVFQGMTAHLFYTLGKLATSASPHDLYMALSYAVKDRLMTRYLASQEAIRKKPQKTVAYLSAEFLIGPQLSNNLLNLGITQEAEDALKRFGIESLSTILEVEEEPGLGNGGLGRLAACYMESLASLQVPAVGYGIRYEFGIFNQLIRDGWQVEVTDKWLKGGWPWELPQPDESCFVGFGGRTESYRDDKGNYRSRWIPSEHAIGVPHDVPVLGYRVNTCDRLRLWRADATESFDFYAFNIGDYYGAVEEKVASETLSKVLYPNDGTDEGRRLRLKQQHFFVSCSLQDMLRSLEKRSIAITEFPKHWTVQLNDTHPAIAVAELMRLLIDQYQIGWDKAWNITTSSVAYTNHTLLPEALEKWDLGLFNDLLPRHLEIIYEINWRFLQQLRLRYPGDDKILQKLSIIDEEGSKSVRMAHLATIGAHHINGVAALHSDLIKRQLLPEFAALWPEKFTNVTNGVTPRRWVALSNPSLSNLLEEEVGPNWITNMELLMKLEEKKDDNSFLQKFEETKLNGKRKLASFIHSKTGILVDPASLFDVQVKRIHQYKRQHLNALQIIAQYLRIKNGTNKYEVPRTIIFGGKAAPGYFMAKLMIRFINGIADVVNSDPDMDGLLRVVFLPDYNVKLGEIVYPATDLSEQISTAGKEASGTGNMKFAMNGALTIGTLDGANVELRDLVKKENFFLFGKTESEIMDLKNNNYSPKTFIDQCLELKEVIRLIEIGHFSNGDKELFKPLLNSLTGHDPFFVMADFEDYLNKQDVVSECWNNKKSWNKMALLNTARSGYFSSDRSIREYCKSIWKVSPMPVEITCDVEELTN, encoded by the coding sequence ATGGCCAATCCAATGAATACCAACGAACCCTTCGATCTAAGTTTGCCCACCCCAGGCTGCTATCTAGATCCTGAAAAAGCTGGCATGGATTCTGATGCTGTTTTCCAAGGAATGACAGCCCATCTCTTTTATACGCTTGGAAAGTTAGCTACTTCTGCAAGTCCCCACGACTTGTACATGGCTTTAAGTTACGCAGTAAAAGATAGGCTAATGACAAGATATTTAGCCAGTCAAGAAGCCATTAGAAAAAAACCACAAAAAACAGTTGCATACCTATCAGCAGAATTTTTAATAGGCCCTCAACTAAGTAATAATCTTCTCAATCTTGGAATAACTCAAGAAGCAGAAGATGCATTAAAAAGATTTGGCATTGAATCATTGTCAACAATCCTTGAAGTTGAAGAGGAGCCTGGATTAGGTAATGGTGGACTTGGCAGACTTGCAGCATGTTACATGGAATCATTAGCATCTTTACAAGTTCCAGCAGTTGGTTATGGTATACGATATGAATTTGGCATATTCAATCAGTTAATTAGGGATGGTTGGCAAGTTGAAGTAACTGACAAATGGTTAAAAGGTGGATGGCCATGGGAACTTCCGCAACCGGACGAATCATGTTTCGTAGGTTTTGGAGGGAGAACTGAAAGTTATAGAGATGATAAAGGTAATTACAGATCAAGATGGATTCCTTCAGAACATGCAATTGGTGTACCTCATGATGTTCCAGTTTTAGGATACAGAGTAAATACATGCGACCGATTAAGATTATGGAGAGCTGATGCAACTGAAAGTTTTGACTTTTATGCATTCAATATTGGTGATTATTATGGTGCAGTCGAAGAAAAAGTTGCATCTGAAACTCTTTCAAAAGTTCTATATCCAAATGATGGAACTGACGAAGGTAGAAGATTAAGACTCAAACAACAACACTTTTTTGTAAGTTGTTCTCTTCAGGATATGTTGAGAAGCCTTGAAAAAAGATCAATAGCAATAACAGAATTCCCTAAGCATTGGACAGTCCAATTGAATGATACCCATCCTGCTATTGCAGTGGCAGAATTAATGAGACTTCTTATTGACCAATATCAAATAGGTTGGGATAAAGCTTGGAACATAACAACCTCCTCAGTTGCTTATACCAACCACACATTACTACCAGAAGCTTTAGAAAAATGGGATTTAGGTTTGTTTAATGATCTTCTTCCTCGTCATCTAGAAATTATTTATGAAATTAATTGGAGATTTTTACAACAATTAAGACTACGTTATCCTGGTGATGACAAGATCCTTCAAAAACTCTCAATAATTGATGAAGAGGGCTCCAAATCAGTTAGGATGGCTCATTTAGCTACAATTGGAGCACATCACATAAATGGTGTTGCAGCTCTCCACTCAGATCTTATAAAAAGACAACTTCTGCCTGAATTCGCGGCTCTGTGGCCTGAAAAATTTACAAATGTAACTAATGGAGTTACTCCAAGGAGATGGGTTGCCCTTTCTAATCCATCGCTATCAAACCTTTTAGAAGAAGAAGTTGGTCCAAACTGGATAACAAATATGGAACTTCTTATGAAATTAGAAGAAAAAAAAGATGACAACAGTTTTTTGCAAAAATTTGAAGAAACAAAACTAAATGGCAAAAGAAAATTAGCTAGCTTTATCCATTCAAAAACTGGAATTCTGGTTGATCCAGCAAGTTTATTTGATGTTCAAGTAAAAAGAATTCATCAATATAAAAGGCAGCATTTGAACGCACTACAAATTATTGCCCAATACTTAAGAATCAAAAATGGTACAAACAAGTATGAAGTCCCAAGAACAATTATATTCGGAGGTAAAGCTGCACCAGGTTACTTCATGGCAAAGCTGATGATTAGATTCATTAATGGTATTGCTGATGTAGTTAATTCTGATCCAGATATGGATGGTTTATTAAGAGTTGTTTTTCTACCAGACTATAACGTTAAACTTGGTGAAATAGTTTATCCTGCAACTGATCTTTCAGAACAAATCTCAACTGCTGGAAAAGAAGCATCTGGAACTGGAAATATGAAGTTTGCCATGAATGGAGCTTTAACGATTGGAACCTTAGATGGAGCAAATGTTGAATTAAGAGATCTTGTGAAAAAAGAGAATTTCTTTCTTTTTGGTAAAACAGAAAGCGAAATTATGGACTTAAAAAATAATAATTACTCTCCCAAAACTTTTATTGATCAATGCCTGGAGCTCAAAGAAGTTATACGCCTAATTGAAATTGGCCACTTTAGCAACGGGGATAAAGAATTATTTAAACCTTTATTAAATAGCCTTACAGGACATGACCCATTTTTTGTTATGGCTGACTTTGAAGATTACTTAAATAAACAGGATGTGGTCAGTGAATGCTGGAATAACAAAAAATCTTGGAATAAAATGGCATTATTAAATACTGCTAGATCAGGATATTTTTCTTCAGATAGATCGATCAGAGAGTACTGTAAATCTATTTGGAAAGTATCTCCAATGCCCGTTGAAATTACTTGCGACGTCGAAGAATTAACTAACTAA